One window from the genome of Eucalyptus grandis isolate ANBG69807.140 chromosome 7, ASM1654582v1, whole genome shotgun sequence encodes:
- the LOC104454473 gene encoding LOW QUALITY PROTEIN: rhodanese-like domain-containing protein 7 (The sequence of the model RefSeq protein was modified relative to this genomic sequence to represent the inferred CDS: inserted 1 base in 1 codon) has protein sequence MAAALPVLKHKIPPFQFLGLLPSSLPLTPKLARFASAGLTQSSSSASRLRRLPRLESPGIPTRRRRGPSSMTLPAKCFSSGSAADPVPIEGETQVDDPAALVVVSFYKFADFPDHAELRQPLKDLCEQLRVSGGIILAPEGINGSICGTRESVERVLGFIQSDERLKGLRRIESPVSPEDEALHHGHSSSSPLAAGEDAPFRWDHVRVKLKREIVSLGMPSVSPIERVGKYVNPRDWNMLISDPDTVVIDVRNNYETRIGKFKGAVDPCTTAFREFPAWVENQFQPPEMDGEHLKLAEEHGSSANTDQQADSPKERMPRVAMYCTGGIRCEKASSFLLSKGFKEVYHLKGGILKYLEEVPKSESLWEGECFVFDKRVSVEHGLAQGTFDLCYGCKKPVSDADMESPEWEYGVSCXYCYSSKSEEEKERARARQRQFEMWGIIGGPHKGRRPITSPDNNKSTIDRQSSSV, from the exons ATGGCTGCTGCGCTGCCCGTGCTCAAGCACAAGATTCCTCCATTCCAGTTTCTGGGTCTGCTCCCTTCGTCCCTTCCCTTGACTCCCAAGCTCGCCCGCTTCGCTTCTGCAGGCCTTACCCAAAgttcctcctccgcctctcgcCTCCGCCGTCTTCCTCGGCTCGAAAGCCCCGGAATCCCCACGCGCCGTCGCCGCGGTCCGAGCTCCATGACCCTCCCCGCCAAATGCTTCTCCTCCGGGTCGGCCGCCGACCCCGTTCCTATCGAGGGCGAGACCCAGGTGGACGACCCGGCGGCCCTCGTGGTGGTCTCGTTCTACAAGTTCGCGGATTTCCCCGATCACGCTGAGCTGCGGCAGCCCTTGAAGGATCTCTGCGAGCAACTG CGGGTCTCAGGTGGTATTATCCTTGCGCCAGAAGGGATAAATGGGAGCATATGTGGAACCCGCGAATCAGTTGAAAGAGTTCTTGGGTTCATCCAGAGTGATGAACGTTTAAAAGGGCTTAGACGAATAGAATCTCCTGTGAGTCCCGAAGATGAAGCTCTCCACCATGGACATAGTAGCAGCTCTCCTCTTGCAGCTGGGGAAGATGCCCCCTTCCGTTGGGATCACGTCagagtcaaattaaaaagagag ATCGTTTCTCTTGGAATGCCTAGTGTCTCACCTATTGAGAGGGTTGGGAAGTATGTAAATCCGAGGGATTGGAACATGCTGATTAGCGATCCAGATACA GTAGTGATTGATGTGCGGAATAACTATGAGACGAGAATTGGGAAGTTCAAAGGAGCAGTTGACCCATGCACCACTGCTTTCCGAGAGTTTCCAGCTTGGGTGGAGAATCAGTTCCAACCTCCTGAAATGGATGGGGAGCATTTGAAATTGGCCGAAGAACATGGTTCTAGTGCAAATACTGATCAGCAAGCAGACAGTCCAAAAGAAAGAATGCCTCGGGTGGCAATGTATTGTACAGGAGGAATTCGATGTGAGAAAGCTTCAAGTTTCCTTCTGAGTAAGGGTTTCAAAGAG GTCTATCATCTGAAAGGTGGAATACTGAAATATCTTGAGGAGGTTCCTAAGAGCGAGAGCCTCTGGGAAGGCGAGTGTTTTGTGTTTGACAAGAGAGTTTCGGTTGAGCATGGTTTGGCACAGGGAACTTTTGATCTTTGTTACGGGTGCAAAAAACCAGTGAGTGATGCTGATATGGAGTCACCGGAGTGGGAGTATGGTGTTTCTT CATACTGTTACTCTTCCAagtctgaagaagaaaaggaaagggcgAGAGCTCGGCAAAGGCAGTTTGAGATGTGGGGCATCATTGGAGGTCCTCACAAGGGTCGACGGCCAATCACAAGCCCCGATAACAATAAGAGCACCATCGACAGACAGTCAAGTTCAGTTTAG
- the LOC104454471 gene encoding probable WRKY transcription factor 70 has protein sequence METFWLERSLSTNSSSKRRAIEELVDGRESAMRLKTLLRKPSGNNGSQPADELVVKILRSFTESISALSSCEESEVREVMSPQIGGFGAGCDDQGSEHSGESRKRPGLKDGRGCYKRRKESETRTTISPTKDDGHAWRKYGQKDILNSKYPRCYFRCTHKNDQGCRATKQVQKMEDDPKMYQITYIGNHTCREITRAPQMITDSDPWESSYTPSRNNSDTKPLTNSQQSFVLCSANNSIKKEEELAPVKEDTTTTSSDLTDNLSSFDSLLPPELMGFESSDPTAMYLSGVDDSPQSFLDMDTMGRFGFDGEFPFYENLQFS, from the exons ATGGAAACTTTTTGGCTCGAGAGATCATTATCGACTAATAGTAGTAGCAAGAGAAGAGCGATCGAGGAGCTCGTCGATGGCCGTGAATCGGCCATGCGGCTTAAGACCCTTCTCCGTAAACCCTCTGGGAATAATGGGTCTCAGCCGGCCGACGAACTTGTCGTGAAGATCTTGAGATCTTTCACCGAGAGTATCTCTGCCTTGAGTTCTTGTGAAGAGAGTGAGGTTCGTGAGGTTATGTCGCCCCAGATTGGTGGCTTCGGCGCCGGTTGTGACGATCAGGGGTCTGAACATTCCGGCGAGAGTAGGAAGAGGCCGGGCTTGAAAGACGGAAGAGGTTGCTACAAGAGAAG AAAGGAGTCTGAAACCCGCACAACAATTTCTCCCACCAAGGATGATGGTCATGCTTGGAGAAAGTACGGCCAAAAGGACATTCTTAATTCCAAGTACCCAAG GTGCTACTTCAGGTGCACACACAAGAATGACCAAGGTTGCAGAGCTACCAAACAAGTCCAGAAAATGGAGGACGACCCCAAAATGTACCAAATCACATACATTGGCAATCACACATGCAGAGAGATCACGAGGGCCCCACAGATGATCACAGACTCTGATCCCTGGGAATCCTCTTACACTCCCTCCCGCAACAATTCGGACACAAAGCCTCTGACCAATTCTCAGCAAAGTTTTGTCCTCTGCTCAGCTAACAACAGcatcaagaaagaagaggaaCTAGCGCCAGTTAAGGAAGACACCACAACAACCTCAAGCGACTTGACGGATAACCTTTCATCCTTCGATTCACTTTTGCCCCCAGAACTGATGGGTTTTGAATCATCTGACCCGACCGCCATGTACCTGTCTGGTGTGGATGATAGTCCGCAGAGTTTTCTGGACATGGACACGATGGGACGATTCGGTTTTGATGGAGAGTTTCCATTTTACGAGAACTTGCAGTTTTCCTAG
- the LOC104454474 gene encoding probable RNA-binding protein EIF1AD translates to MKGGRKNLKWAAEEREVTLQDGQNIVQAVSHRGSNLVEVMDAQGSKLLALIPAKIQKKYWIGRGTFVVVDDSGKEKALESGSKVGCIVSRVLFYEQVRELKKSPDWPEAFKSSMDSSSEKVLAVNNSSKQKNDPDSNDGDNNNDDEEDEEEEEEEDGLPPLEPNTNRVGPVELQHEKSDSDSGSNSDSDS, encoded by the exons ATGAAAGGAGGGCGGAAGAACCTGAAGTGGGCTGCAGAGGAACGAGAGGTTACGCTCCAAGATGGGCAGAACATCGTGCAAGCCGTTTCCCACCGGGGTTCCAATCTCGTCGAG GTGATGGATGCACAAGGCAGCAAACTTTTGGCGCTAATCCCAGctaaaatccaaaagaaatattgGATTGGACGAG GGACGTTCGTTGTGGTTGATGACAGTGGCAAGGAAAAGGCACTTGAATCAGGTAGCAAAGTAGGATGTATCGTTTCCAGAGTTCTGTTCTATGAGCAAGTGCGGGAGCTCAAGAAGTCTCCAGATTG GCCTGAAGCTTTCAAATCCTCCATGGACTCATCAAGTGAGAAGGTGCTTGCAGTTAATAACTCtagcaaacaaaaaaatgatCCTGACTCAAATGATGGTGATAAcaataatgatgatgaagaagatgaggaggaggaggaggaggaggatggacTTCCACCATTAGAGCCAAATACTAATAGGGTAGGACCGGTGGAGTTGCAGCATGAAAAATCAGATTCCGATTCGGGTTCCAATTCAGATTCAGATTCTTGA